The following are encoded together in the Paraburkholderia sp. BL10I2N1 genome:
- a CDS encoding NRAMP family divalent metal transporter, whose protein sequence is MNQATAFAPWPTARKKPTFGTLALRLTVAFTPRLLHAIISFLVMNRILNKSMSSPTLASQSRWWIRVFAIAGPGLVVMLADTDAGSVITAAQSGAQWGYRLLLLQLLLIPVLFIVQELTVRLGMVTRKGHGDLIRQHFGPRWAWLSVGTLMLACLGALLSEMSGLAGVGLMYGIPSWLTLTLTVVGLSWMAYTGSYLSVERIAILLGAFELVFVLVAWRADPDAASIHAELASMPLGNHDYLFLLSANIGAVIMPWMVFYQQSAVVEKELELEDLRAARWDTAVGAVLTQLIMAAVLVVTAATLARSGLHKPLDTVQQIGDALTPFLGAQTGKLLFGMGMVGAALVAAIVVTLTAARALGEILGYRHALEHTPREAPWFYATYTTVLIIAAFIAGSGANLVSLGVGVQVMNALLLPIVLGFLYLLARRLPEPYRLRGGYGMLAGAVIAITIGLGLYSGIAGTFS, encoded by the coding sequence ATGAACCAAGCGACAGCTTTCGCCCCGTGGCCGACGGCACGGAAGAAACCAACTTTTGGCACCCTGGCCCTGCGGCTTACGGTCGCATTCACACCACGTCTATTGCACGCGATCATCTCGTTTCTAGTAATGAATCGCATTCTCAATAAATCGATGAGTTCACCCACACTCGCCTCGCAATCGCGCTGGTGGATCCGAGTTTTCGCCATCGCCGGACCGGGGTTGGTCGTGATGCTGGCCGACACGGACGCGGGTAGCGTCATCACCGCGGCGCAAAGTGGCGCCCAATGGGGATACCGGTTATTGCTGCTGCAGCTGCTATTGATTCCGGTCTTGTTCATCGTTCAGGAGTTGACCGTTCGCCTTGGCATGGTCACGCGCAAGGGGCACGGCGATTTGATCAGGCAGCATTTTGGCCCTCGTTGGGCGTGGCTGTCGGTAGGCACCTTGATGCTGGCGTGCCTGGGTGCCTTGTTATCGGAGATGAGCGGGTTGGCCGGAGTTGGCCTGATGTATGGCATTCCGTCCTGGCTTACGTTGACGCTAACGGTCGTCGGGCTATCCTGGATGGCGTATACGGGGTCATACCTGTCGGTGGAGCGGATCGCGATTCTGCTTGGCGCCTTCGAATTGGTGTTCGTGCTGGTGGCCTGGCGCGCCGATCCGGATGCTGCGAGCATACACGCCGAGCTTGCCAGCATGCCGCTCGGCAACCACGACTACCTGTTCCTGCTGTCAGCCAACATTGGCGCTGTGATCATGCCGTGGATGGTGTTCTATCAGCAATCGGCCGTGGTGGAGAAAGAGCTCGAACTCGAAGACCTGCGCGCCGCTCGCTGGGATACAGCGGTCGGCGCGGTATTGACCCAGTTGATTATGGCGGCCGTGCTGGTGGTCACAGCAGCGACCTTGGCGCGTTCCGGCCTGCATAAACCGCTCGACACAGTGCAGCAAATCGGTGATGCCCTTACCCCGTTCCTTGGCGCGCAGACCGGCAAGCTACTGTTCGGCATGGGAATGGTTGGCGCGGCGCTCGTGGCCGCCATCGTCGTGACGCTGACTGCGGCTCGCGCGCTTGGCGAGATACTGGGCTACCGGCATGCGCTTGAGCATACGCCGCGCGAAGCGCCGTGGTTTTACGCTACCTATACCACGGTGTTGATCATCGCCGCGTTCATCGCGGGCTCCGGCGCGAACCTGGTCTCGCTGGGCGTCGGCGTGCAGGTGATGAACGCGCTGCTGTTGCCGATCGTGCTCGGCTTCCTGTACCTGCTCGCCCGGCGCCTGCCCGAGCCGTATCGACTAAGGGGAGGCTACGGGATGTTGGCCGGAGCGGTGATCGCCATTACGATAGGCCTGGGCTTGTACTCTGGAATTGCCGGAACGTTTTCCTAA
- a CDS encoding site-specific integrase translates to MEFLRSRQAIPAEKAPVSQPSPIERCINTYVAYLREARALTEATIRNYVPFVRGFLEDCFGNHRVKLSRLRASDIVRFVRRQAPRLHPKRAKVLTAALRSFLRYASYRGDVALDLAAAVPVVANWSMPAIPRAIAPDQTRRLLASIDRRSAVGRRDYAIVLLLARLGLRSGEVAFLELSDIDWAEGRLTVRNNNGLRNELPLPADVGRAIAAYLSHDRPPGPCRRVFLRSRAPFTGFRSACAVGSVVSHSLQRAGIVAPTMGAHQFRHGLATEMLCHGASLGEIGELLGHRHAQTTRIYTKVDIKALRALAVPWPGGQR, encoded by the coding sequence ATGGAGTTCCTACGCAGTAGGCAAGCAATTCCCGCTGAGAAGGCACCGGTTTCCCAGCCGTCGCCTATTGAGCGCTGTATCAATACCTACGTAGCGTACTTACGCGAAGCACGCGCCCTGACCGAGGCGACGATTCGCAACTACGTGCCCTTTGTCCGCGGTTTCCTCGAGGACTGCTTCGGCAATCATCGGGTCAAGCTTTCCCGCTTGCGCGCGAGCGATATCGTGAGATTCGTGCGACGTCAGGCGCCACGTTTACACCCGAAGCGTGCGAAGGTCTTGACCGCTGCGCTGCGATCCTTTCTACGCTATGCGAGCTATCGGGGCGACGTGGCGCTCGATCTCGCCGCAGCCGTGCCCGTTGTCGCAAACTGGTCGATGCCTGCGATTCCTCGCGCGATTGCGCCGGATCAAACCCGACGATTGCTTGCAAGCATCGATCGACGAAGCGCCGTTGGCCGTCGCGACTATGCCATTGTGCTCCTGCTTGCCAGACTTGGATTGCGATCGGGAGAAGTAGCTTTCCTTGAACTCAGTGACATCGACTGGGCCGAGGGACGCCTGACCGTTCGCAACAACAATGGGTTGCGCAACGAGTTGCCCTTACCCGCCGACGTCGGCAGGGCAATCGCTGCATATCTGAGCCACGACCGACCGCCTGGCCCATGTCGGCGGGTATTCTTGCGCTCAAGAGCTCCATTCACCGGATTTCGCAGCGCGTGCGCGGTCGGCTCCGTTGTGAGTCATTCGCTCCAGCGTGCCGGCATCGTTGCACCGACTATGGGAGCACACCAGTTTCGCCATGGATTGGCCACTGAGATGCTGTGCCATGGTGCGTCGCTTGGCGAGATCGGCGAACTCCTTGGACACCGGCATGCGCAGACCACGAGGATCTACACGAAGGTCGATATTAAGGCGCTGCGTGCGCTGGCCGTTCCATGGCCGGGAGGTCAGCGATGA
- a CDS encoding class I SAM-dependent methyltransferase, which produces MAKQSADQVGDWNGQSGERWVANQARLDALVAVFGQAAIEAAAPATGERVLDIGCGAGASSLALAARVGAGGQVLGVDISEPLIDRARALARHDTPALFQVADASSAELPEGAFDILFSRFGVMFFPDPTAAFAHMRRALRPGGRVAFVCWRGAAENDWMRLPVGALKDIVPPSALPDPEAPGPFSFGDREHVARILTAAGFTEIVISPFDAAVPFGEGETRDAAIDDAVRMTLEVGPLSRALAGQPDDIRARASAAVRAAFASLPGEGSVMINGAAWVVMARNPAS; this is translated from the coding sequence ATGGCAAAGCAAAGTGCTGATCAGGTGGGTGACTGGAATGGTCAAAGCGGGGAGCGCTGGGTCGCCAACCAGGCCCGGCTCGACGCTCTGGTGGCGGTGTTCGGCCAGGCCGCGATCGAAGCCGCCGCGCCCGCGACGGGTGAGCGCGTGCTGGACATCGGCTGCGGCGCGGGTGCGTCAAGTCTGGCTCTGGCCGCTCGCGTCGGCGCGGGGGGCCAAGTGCTGGGCGTGGACATATCCGAACCGCTGATCGATCGAGCGCGCGCGCTTGCGCGCCACGATACGCCGGCCCTGTTTCAGGTGGCCGACGCCAGCAGCGCAGAGCTGCCCGAAGGCGCGTTCGACATTCTGTTCTCGCGTTTCGGCGTGATGTTTTTCCCCGATCCGACAGCGGCATTCGCCCATATGCGACGCGCGCTCCGGCCGGGCGGCCGGGTCGCTTTCGTCTGCTGGCGCGGTGCGGCCGAGAACGATTGGATGCGACTGCCGGTGGGCGCGCTCAAGGACATCGTCCCGCCGAGCGCGCTCCCCGATCCCGAAGCGCCCGGCCCGTTTTCGTTCGGCGACCGGGAGCACGTGGCGCGCATCCTGACGGCGGCCGGTTTCACCGAAATCGTTATCTCGCCCTTCGACGCGGCCGTCCCATTCGGCGAGGGCGAAACGCGGGACGCGGCGATCGACGACGCAGTGAGGATGACGCTTGAGGTCGGCCCGCTGTCGCGTGCGCTCGCTGGTCAGCCCGACGACATCCGCGCCCGTGCCTCCGCCGCAGTTCGTGCCGCCTTCGCGAGCCTCCCCGGCGAGGGGTCGGTGATGATCAACGGCGCGGCATGGGTCGTCATGGCACGAAATCCGGCAAGCTGA
- a CDS encoding phage integrase family protein: MKTAPVPRARPGCRPSRETPAALTDPPDLPGLAALAALRAWYEGLTAREAVTHYLAHVRVDGQSSRGLIARLRRQLIACARVRQRDDLIPLFTQPAAGRTQCAARVVAALDALRATAVAAPQPADAVARWLAPRTARALDAAGIGTLAELLLFVPRLRRWWKRMPGLGTTGAQAVTAWLDAHPELTRRAAQVMTASPGTGQLVPVWSLASLPAALDGSQGRYRAPRETCGLAATNDAEAIAAWLALHESAHTARAYRREAERLLLWAVVERRLPLSSLTTEDATAYRAFLRRPAGAARWVGPPCPRTSPAWRPFVRGLSPRSVAYALAVLRALFAWLVDQHYVVVNPFAGVTVRGGRPRTPFDAAHALDGREWKTVRAFADRLERRGWTALAAQRLRFVLDFGYATGPRAHEFVAATLGDIELEGRGTWWLAVTGKGAKPGRVALPPLARDALRHYLKSRHLPVTRARWAPSTPLVATLVTNQETGRRGTRDTPSRTGICPARLRQVMGEFFQEAADHVETRNPSLAAKLRNASPHWLRHYVPCRTMSCKPGMLLFSRAMGEAR, from the coding sequence ATGAAAACCGCCCCTGTCCCCCGCGCGCGGCCGGGATGCCGGCCTTCGCGTGAAACGCCCGCCGCGCTGACCGACCCACCCGACCTGCCCGGCCTGGCCGCGCTCGCCGCGCTGCGCGCGTGGTACGAGGGGCTCACCGCGCGTGAGGCGGTCACGCACTACCTCGCTCACGTGCGGGTCGACGGCCAGTCCTCGCGCGGCCTGATCGCCCGCCTCCGCCGCCAGCTCATCGCCTGCGCCCGCGTGCGCCAGCGCGACGATCTCATTCCACTCTTCACGCAGCCGGCTGCCGGGCGCACGCAGTGCGCCGCGCGGGTCGTGGCTGCGCTCGACGCGCTGCGCGCCACCGCCGTCGCCGCGCCGCAGCCGGCGGATGCTGTTGCCCGCTGGCTCGCCCCGCGCACGGCGCGGGCACTCGACGCCGCCGGAATCGGCACGCTCGCGGAACTGCTGCTCTTCGTGCCACGCCTGCGCCGCTGGTGGAAACGGATGCCGGGGCTTGGGACAACCGGTGCCCAGGCGGTCACGGCGTGGCTTGACGCACACCCGGAACTCACGCGGCGCGCCGCGCAGGTCATGACAGCCAGTCCGGGCACGGGGCAGTTAGTCCCGGTCTGGTCCCTCGCGTCACTGCCCGCGGCGCTCGACGGTTCGCAGGGTCGCTATCGCGCCCCGCGCGAGACGTGCGGCCTCGCGGCCACGAACGATGCCGAAGCGATTGCGGCGTGGCTCGCGCTGCACGAATCGGCGCATACGGCACGCGCCTACCGGCGCGAGGCCGAGCGCTTGCTGCTGTGGGCCGTCGTCGAGCGCCGCCTGCCACTCTCGTCGCTGACCACCGAGGACGCGACCGCCTACCGTGCCTTCCTGCGGCGTCCGGCGGGCGCTGCGCGCTGGGTCGGTCCACCCTGCCCGCGCACCTCGCCCGCGTGGCGCCCGTTCGTGCGGGGACTGTCTCCGCGCTCCGTCGCCTACGCGCTGGCCGTCCTGCGCGCGCTCTTTGCGTGGCTGGTCGACCAGCACTACGTCGTCGTCAATCCGTTTGCGGGAGTGACGGTGCGCGGTGGCCGCCCGCGTACCCCGTTCGACGCGGCGCATGCGCTCGATGGCCGCGAGTGGAAGACCGTGCGGGCGTTTGCGGACCGGCTAGAACGTCGGGGCTGGACGGCGCTGGCTGCGCAGCGCCTGCGCTTCGTGCTCGATTTCGGCTATGCCACGGGGCCACGCGCACACGAATTCGTCGCGGCGACGCTCGGTGACATCGAGTTGGAGGGGCGCGGCACGTGGTGGCTTGCGGTAACCGGCAAGGGCGCGAAACCGGGACGCGTGGCGCTGCCGCCGCTCGCGCGTGACGCGCTGCGGCACTACCTGAAGTCACGACACCTGCCGGTGACGCGGGCCCGGTGGGCACCATCCACGCCACTGGTGGCGACGCTCGTTACCAATCAGGAAACAGGCCGGCGTGGTACGCGCGACACGCCGAGCAGGACCGGCATCTGTCCGGCGCGGCTACGCCAGGTGATGGGTGAGTTTTTCCAGGAGGCGGCGGACCATGTGGAGACACGCAATCCGTCGCTCGCCGCAAAGCTTCGTAATGCGAGCCCGCACTGGCTGCGGCACTATGTTCCCTGCCGGACTATGTCTTGTAAGCCCGGGATGCTGCTCTTTTCGAGGGCAATGGGCGAAGCCAGATAG
- a CDS encoding NAD(P)/FAD-dependent oxidoreductase yields the protein MDDVIIIGGSFAGLAAALQLGRARRKVTVLDTGRPRNRFAGHSHGLLGHDHKPPLDILVEARQQLTRYPTIRLVNAQAESVSGAIDDFCVVTDDNESLRAHRLILSYGVADQMPDVPGFAESWGTSIVPCPYCDGFEVAGQHWGLVWSSPQSHQSARLFRDWTDKLTVFADGHDIAPDIQVDLARRNIPVVDGRIVEIAHHKGHINTVNLDTRRNVAVDVLFAHPRNKPSARLHESLGLATVDTPTGIVLKVDERRQTSMPGIYAAGDLATPFLPSVTQASSQGAMAGIFAQQSMVV from the coding sequence ATGGATGACGTCATCATCATCGGCGGCAGCTTTGCCGGCCTCGCCGCCGCCCTGCAGCTCGGCCGTGCCCGCCGCAAGGTCACGGTTCTCGATACCGGCCGGCCGCGCAACCGCTTTGCAGGCCACTCGCATGGCTTGCTCGGCCACGATCACAAGCCACCGCTGGACATCCTGGTCGAGGCGCGGCAGCAGTTGACGCGCTATCCAACGATCAGGCTGGTCAATGCCCAGGCCGAGAGCGTGTCTGGCGCCATCGACGATTTCTGCGTCGTCACTGACGATAACGAAAGCCTGAGGGCGCACCGCCTGATCCTGAGCTATGGCGTCGCCGACCAGATGCCTGATGTTCCGGGCTTTGCCGAAAGCTGGGGCACGTCCATCGTGCCCTGCCCCTATTGCGACGGCTTTGAAGTCGCCGGCCAGCATTGGGGCCTCGTCTGGTCCAGCCCGCAGTCGCACCAGTCTGCCAGGCTGTTCCGCGATTGGACGGACAAGCTGACTGTCTTCGCCGATGGTCATGACATTGCGCCCGATATCCAAGTCGATCTGGCGCGTCGCAACATACCTGTCGTCGATGGCCGGATCGTCGAGATCGCCCATCACAAGGGCCATATCAACACCGTCAATCTCGATACCCGCCGCAATGTCGCGGTCGACGTCCTGTTCGCCCATCCGCGCAACAAGCCGTCCGCACGCCTACATGAATCACTGGGCCTCGCCACGGTCGATACGCCCACCGGCATCGTCCTCAAAGTCGACGAGCGCCGCCAAACCAGCATGCCCGGCATCTACGCCGCTGGCGACCTCGCCACGCCCTTCTTGCCCTCGGTCACCCAGGCTTCATCGCAGGGCGCGATGGCGGGTATCTTCGCCCAGCAGTCGATGGTGGTTTGA
- a CDS encoding restriction endonuclease produces the protein MIYQCTSCRRKSFETKCPWCTNAPVQASGQPAPAALQVPLDPSFYPEFQYQTKGFLKDLLGKKKEQAQLNDLLRAVLRKYSELKKPYFANFFHTVRNVGVEPSDAETPSARENGTYSNRELFREVLIRKGFTELEELPHLLDKLLLTTGFNSAYLGFSTEISRHIKGSLREILRSRIAEAGVSYRDDLSLLFYFLWDNNIRHPEIQYADQASSAFGTPLLPWQTVKTWLDVCEQINFDILVKRLATKLEFFDPNQFVTMYHVDAMNGYEFEKFLAQIFQTAGYDVEATKLSGDQGADLFVSKFGKKMVIQAKNYSGNVGNSAVQEAISAKSFYGCDDAMVVTNSYFTRSATELANAASVRLIGRRELQAYLDDHNQRIIEQFRLDGNDTEESTSQAFTGA, from the coding sequence GTGATCTACCAATGTACTTCGTGCAGACGCAAATCATTCGAAACTAAGTGTCCATGGTGTACGAATGCTCCGGTCCAAGCATCGGGCCAGCCCGCGCCTGCGGCGCTCCAGGTCCCGCTTGACCCTTCCTTCTACCCGGAATTCCAGTATCAGACGAAGGGGTTTCTGAAAGATCTGCTCGGCAAGAAAAAGGAGCAGGCGCAGCTTAACGACCTTCTTCGCGCGGTGCTCAGAAAATATTCCGAGCTCAAAAAGCCTTACTTTGCCAACTTCTTTCACACAGTTCGAAACGTGGGCGTCGAGCCCAGTGACGCCGAGACGCCTAGCGCACGAGAAAATGGAACATATTCTAACCGGGAACTTTTTCGCGAAGTTCTGATCCGCAAGGGCTTTACCGAACTGGAAGAGCTCCCGCATCTGTTGGACAAACTTTTGCTGACGACCGGGTTCAACTCGGCATACCTTGGTTTCTCCACCGAGATATCGAGACACATCAAGGGTTCACTGCGTGAGATTCTCCGGTCTAGGATAGCGGAAGCAGGGGTGAGCTATCGCGATGATCTCAGCCTGTTGTTCTATTTCCTCTGGGATAACAACATCCGGCACCCGGAGATACAGTACGCGGATCAGGCGTCCTCGGCATTCGGCACGCCGCTCTTGCCCTGGCAGACCGTGAAAACCTGGCTTGACGTCTGCGAACAGATCAACTTCGACATCCTTGTCAAGAGGCTGGCAACGAAACTGGAGTTCTTCGATCCCAATCAGTTCGTCACGATGTACCACGTGGACGCCATGAATGGATACGAATTTGAGAAATTTCTCGCCCAGATCTTCCAGACAGCGGGCTACGATGTCGAGGCAACCAAATTAAGCGGTGACCAAGGCGCAGACCTGTTCGTAAGCAAGTTCGGCAAAAAGATGGTGATTCAGGCGAAAAATTATTCAGGAAACGTTGGTAACTCGGCGGTCCAGGAAGCCATCTCTGCGAAGAGCTTTTATGGTTGCGATGACGCCATGGTCGTCACAAACTCATATTTCACACGATCAGCCACCGAACTCGCCAACGCTGCATCAGTGCGGCTGATAGGGCGCCGTGAGTTGCAAGCCTACCTTGACGACCACAACCAACGGATCATCGAGCAGTTCCGTCTGGACGGTAATGATACGGAGGAATCTACATCCCAAGCCTTCACGGGGGCGTGA
- a CDS encoding SH3 domain-containing protein: MEKGPLDKAKGPGAGPMPEMERLGLDPSIMQSVKGIDAMQTASWAQQLKVIDALKLEPSMTSSFKAMEALKADTGLLQQIKSLQASFDNGLGQQIRALQASFDNGLGQQIRALQASFDNGLGQQIRTLQASFDTGREQQIRAIQDTLVTGWAKHHKAIEAALNPAWARQLSAIDAFRLEPSFVASAKAFESAYADMHVNKWLQDLQTDKFTDLLRTWKAANPITELSEVVEAMRSNGLVESATRLIATNPPAPVSMTAGDIADVQAIVDRAIDRAAQQAEARMAPFVKTIVDEIQSMKDSRLKAFVVLFIVPVLISAIYMILNPVADFYIKRALEEHSRTASPREVKQNVRKKAVIYAADREQLQSFRFVLKEELEVHTHPSSKSPAVGNLALGQVVMLLERQKAWSSVAWTADDESPAVHGWVYSRYVSKIV; the protein is encoded by the coding sequence ATGGAAAAGGGACCGTTAGATAAAGCGAAGGGACCGGGCGCGGGGCCGATGCCGGAGATGGAGCGGCTCGGACTGGATCCTTCGATAATGCAGTCCGTCAAAGGAATTGATGCAATGCAGACCGCGAGCTGGGCCCAGCAACTTAAAGTGATCGACGCCCTTAAGCTCGAACCCTCGATGACATCTTCCTTCAAGGCGATGGAGGCGCTGAAAGCCGACACCGGCTTACTACAGCAGATCAAGTCGCTCCAGGCTTCCTTCGACAACGGGTTGGGACAGCAGATCAGAGCGCTCCAGGCTTCCTTCGACAACGGATTGGGACAGCAGATCAGAGCGCTCCAAGCTTCCTTCGACAACGGATTGGGACAGCAAATCAGGACGCTTCAGGCTTCCTTCGATACCGGGCGGGAACAGCAGATCAGAGCGATTCAGGACACTTTGGTCACTGGATGGGCTAAGCACCATAAGGCGATTGAGGCTGCTCTCAATCCTGCTTGGGCGCGGCAGCTTAGCGCAATCGACGCGTTCAGATTGGAACCTTCGTTCGTGGCTTCGGCGAAGGCGTTCGAATCCGCTTATGCCGATATGCACGTGAACAAGTGGCTGCAAGATTTGCAGACTGACAAGTTCACCGACTTACTGAGGACATGGAAGGCCGCCAATCCCATCACGGAACTCAGTGAAGTGGTCGAGGCGATGAGGTCGAATGGGCTCGTCGAATCGGCGACCCGTCTGATTGCGACGAATCCCCCGGCACCCGTATCGATGACAGCTGGGGACATCGCTGATGTGCAAGCAATCGTTGACAGGGCCATCGATCGCGCCGCACAGCAGGCAGAAGCCAGGATGGCGCCGTTCGTGAAGACGATTGTTGACGAAATCCAGTCGATGAAGGACTCACGCCTTAAGGCCTTTGTGGTGCTCTTTATCGTCCCAGTTCTAATCAGCGCGATTTACATGATCCTGAATCCCGTCGCCGATTTCTATATAAAACGGGCGCTTGAGGAACACTCCCGCACCGCCTCGCCGCGCGAGGTCAAACAGAACGTCCGCAAGAAAGCCGTGATCTATGCCGCAGATCGGGAACAACTTCAGTCGTTCCGGTTCGTCTTGAAAGAAGAACTGGAAGTACACACCCACCCGTCGAGCAAGTCTCCGGCTGTCGGGAATCTCGCGCTCGGGCAGGTGGTTATGCTGCTCGAGAGGCAGAAAGCGTGGTCTTCCGTCGCGTGGACTGCCGATGACGAGTCACCCGCAGTCCACGGGTGGGTGTACTCGCGCTATGTGAGCAAGATCGTCTAG
- a CDS encoding TetR/AcrR family transcriptional regulator, producing MTENSQSRRGRPANEALRQTIVDAACELFVELGFQATTMDKVAQRAKISKLSIYRHFENKEALFSAAMVAHCHQFAPQALSESVDGSAEDQLMAVGSSLLRTLLSPDVRSVEAMVLADKTNQKSLSKLHYEAGPAHVIAQIEAVLRQLHAKAILNVPDALRSARLFAALFKGSDLLLVARFDEARAEDDNEIESYCRSAVAMFIAAHGGI from the coding sequence GTGACCGAAAACAGCCAGAGCCGGCGCGGCCGGCCCGCCAACGAGGCGCTTCGCCAAACGATCGTCGACGCCGCCTGCGAACTCTTTGTGGAATTGGGTTTTCAAGCGACGACCATGGACAAGGTCGCGCAGCGGGCGAAGATATCCAAGCTCAGCATCTATCGGCACTTCGAGAACAAGGAGGCGCTGTTCAGCGCGGCCATGGTGGCCCACTGCCATCAATTTGCACCCCAGGCCCTTTCTGAAAGCGTCGACGGTTCAGCCGAAGATCAGCTCATGGCGGTGGGATCATCCCTGCTTCGCACGCTGTTGAGCCCGGACGTCCGCAGTGTCGAAGCCATGGTTTTGGCCGACAAGACGAATCAAAAGTCGTTAAGCAAGCTCCATTACGAAGCCGGGCCCGCCCATGTCATCGCCCAAATCGAGGCCGTGTTGCGTCAGTTGCACGCGAAAGCGATTCTGAACGTACCCGATGCTCTCCGATCCGCCCGCTTGTTTGCCGCGCTTTTCAAAGGATCCGATCTTCTGCTTGTCGCACGCTTCGATGAGGCGAGAGCAGAGGATGACAACGAAATCGAATCCTATTGCCGGTCGGCCGTCGCCATGTTCATCGCCGCGCACGGTGGCATCTAA